The region TTGGTACTGCCAGCGTTTGATCATGTGTTGAAGTGCTCGCACACCTTTAATCTTTTAGATGCGAGAGGAGTTATTTCTGTGACAGAACGCACACGCTACATTGGCAGGATCAGGAATATGGCAAGGCAAGTTGCACATTTATATCTGCAACAACGTGAAAGCTTAGGTTTTCCGCTGTTGCAGTCTGAGGAGACGAAAGTTGCATAAGTGGAAAGATCTCTAATCCAATTGGTTAAAGTTACTCTATTTCAGGTAGTGAGAGACTTTCTCCGGATTGCTTCGAAAAAATGACTGGGACTGGCTTTTTAGTAGCAGAATTGCCCATTGCGTGGTCGAGCTTGATCGTATCCTTTACGAAGTGCTCCCAAGAGAGTAGAGACGATAACACAGCGTTTCATCTTGTTACTGTTTTTAGAGGATAGTGTTACTCTACCGAGTTGCCCGTTCACCGCACCGATGTGGTTAAACTGAACTCGATGAATGCCGTTGACTCTTCTAAGAGTCGTTTCTGTATCCAGCTTGATGGTTGGGTCGAGGTTATTCCAAAAGGCAGAACCAGGAATCGTTGCCTGAGGATAGATAGCCCATTGAACTGTCCCGTCTATTGATTCTCGAATTCCGAATTCCCAAATGCTTTTACTCAGGGTAGCGCGGTGCTGCGCTGTTTTCAGTGCTTGAAAGACTTCATCTTGAGCGGTATTAAGACGCGAAATGTTTATTAGGTGTAACCATCCGGGGGCTGCAATCACACACAGAATACTGATGAGTAGCAACACCCCAATCATTTCAAGTAATGTAAAGCCAGAATTGTGGGGATAATTCAGCCACTTTGCTAGCGATGATCTTGGAGTGATAGGAGTAACACGCAATTTCATAAAGCACCCT is a window of Leptolyngbyaceae cyanobacterium JSC-12 DNA encoding:
- a CDS encoding prepilin-type N-terminal cleavage/methylation domain-containing protein (IMG reference gene:2510097965~TIGRFAM: prepilin-type N-terminal cleavage/methylation domain); translated protein: MKLRVTPITPRSSLAKWLNYPHNSGFTLLEMIGVLLLISILCVIAAPGWLHLINISRLNTAQDEVFQALKTAQHRATLSKSIWEFGIRESIDGTVQWAIYPQATIPGSAFWNNLDPTIKLDTETTLRRVNGIHRVQFNHIGAVNGQLGRVTLSSKNSNKMKRCVIVSTLLGALRKGYDQARPRNGQFCY